The Salmonella enterica subsp. houtenae serovar Houten genome has a segment encoding these proteins:
- the hypB gene encoding hydrogenase isoenzymes formation protein HypB, translating into MCTTCGCAEGNLYIEGDEHNPHSAFRSAPFAPAARPALNITGIKTPDFAPSQTAEGDLHYGHGEAGTHAPGMSQRRMLEVEIDVLDKNNRLAERNRARFATRQQLVLNLVSSPGSGKTTLLTETLIKLKDRVPCAVIEGDQQTVNDAARIRATGTPAIQVNTGKGCHLDAQMIADAAPRLPLDDRGILFIENVGNLVCPASFDLGEKHKVAVLSVTEGEDKPLKYPHMFAAASLMLLNKVDLLPYLNFDIEKCIASAREVNPEIDIILISATSGEGMDQWLAWLEAQRCA; encoded by the coding sequence CACTCAGCGTTTCGTAGCGCGCCCTTTGCCCCAGCGGCTCGCCCGGCGCTGAATATTACCGGCATTAAAACGCCTGACTTTGCCCCAAGTCAGACCGCAGAAGGCGATCTGCATTACGGTCACGGCGAAGCCGGAACCCATGCGCCGGGTATGAGTCAGCGGCGGATGCTGGAGGTTGAAATCGACGTGCTGGACAAAAATAATCGTCTGGCTGAGCGCAACCGCGCCCGTTTCGCCACCCGCCAGCAACTGGTGCTCAACCTGGTGTCCAGCCCCGGGTCCGGTAAAACCACCTTGCTGACCGAAACACTGATAAAATTGAAAGACCGTGTACCATGCGCGGTGATTGAAGGCGACCAGCAGACGGTGAACGACGCCGCCCGCATCCGCGCCACCGGCACGCCCGCCATTCAGGTAAACACGGGCAAAGGCTGCCATCTTGATGCGCAGATGATCGCCGATGCCGCGCCGCGCCTGCCGCTGGATGACCGCGGTATTCTGTTTATCGAAAACGTCGGTAATCTCGTCTGCCCGGCCAGCTTCGATCTGGGCGAAAAGCATAAAGTCGCGGTGCTTTCCGTGACCGAAGGCGAAGATAAGCCGCTGAAGTATCCCCATATGTTTGCCGCTGCGTCGCTCATGCTGCTCAACAAAGTCGATCTGCTGCCCTACCTCAATTTTGACATTGAGAAGTGCATCGCCAGCGCACGTGAAGTGAACCCGGAGATTGACATTATCCTGATTTCCGCCACCAGCGGCGAAGGCATGGATCAGTGGCTGGCCTGGCTGGAGGCGCAGCGATGTGCATAG
- the hypC gene encoding hydrogenase isoenzymes formation protein HypC, translating into MCIGVPGQIRAIDGNQAKVDVCGIQRDVDLTLVGSCDENGQPRLGQWVLVHVGFAMSVINEAEARDTLDALQNMFDVEPDVGALLYGEER; encoded by the coding sequence ATGTGCATAGGCGTTCCGGGTCAAATCCGCGCCATTGACGGCAATCAGGCAAAAGTTGACGTCTGCGGCATTCAGCGCGACGTCGATCTCACATTAGTCGGCAGTTGTGATGAAAACGGTCAGCCGCGTCTGGGTCAGTGGGTGCTGGTTCATGTCGGATTCGCCATGAGCGTCATTAACGAAGCGGAAGCGCGCGACACGCTCGACGCGCTACAAAATATGTTTGATGTTGAGCCGGACGTCGGCGCACTACTGTATGGTGAGGAGAGATAA
- the hypE gene encoding [NiFe] hydrogenase metallocenter assemblyprotein HypE has protein sequence MNNIQLAHGSGGQAMQQLINSLFMEAFANPWLAEQEDQARLDLAQLTAEGDRLAFSTDSYVIDPLFFPGGNIGKLAICGTANDVAVSGALPRYLSCGFILEEGLPMETLKSVVNSMAATAREAGIAIVTGDTKVVQRGAADKLFINTAGMGAIPADIRWGAQTLSVGDVLLVSGTLGDHGATILNLREKLGLDGELASDCAVLTPLIQTLRHIDGVKALRDATRGGVNAVAHEFAASCGYGIELSESALPLKPAVRGVCELLGLDALNFANEGKLVIAVERQAADRALAALRAHPLGRDAALIGEVVERKGVRLAGLYGVKRTLDLPHAEPLPRIC, from the coding sequence TTGAACAATATACAACTCGCCCACGGCAGCGGCGGCCAGGCTATGCAACAGTTGATTAATAGCCTGTTTATGGAGGCCTTTGCCAACCCGTGGCTGGCGGAACAAGAAGATCAGGCGCGTCTCGATCTGGCGCAACTAACGGCGGAAGGCGATCGACTGGCATTTTCTACCGATAGCTATGTGATCGATCCGCTCTTTTTCCCCGGCGGCAATATCGGCAAACTGGCGATTTGCGGTACGGCGAACGACGTTGCGGTAAGCGGCGCGCTCCCCCGCTATCTCTCCTGCGGCTTTATCCTTGAAGAAGGGCTGCCGATGGAGACGTTAAAAAGCGTGGTCAATAGCATGGCGGCGACCGCGCGGGAAGCGGGTATCGCCATTGTAACCGGCGACACCAAAGTTGTGCAGCGCGGCGCGGCGGATAAATTGTTTATCAACACTGCCGGCATGGGGGCGATTCCCGCCGATATTCGCTGGGGCGCGCAAACGCTGAGCGTTGGCGATGTGCTGTTAGTCAGCGGTACGCTTGGCGATCACGGCGCCACTATCCTCAACCTGCGTGAGAAGCTGGGACTGGATGGCGAGCTGGCGAGCGACTGTGCAGTATTAACGCCGCTTATTCAGACGCTGCGCCATATTGACGGAGTGAAGGCATTGCGTGACGCCACGCGCGGCGGCGTGAATGCGGTCGCCCATGAGTTTGCGGCATCCTGCGGTTACGGTATTGAATTGTCCGAATCCGCACTTCCGCTCAAACCTGCCGTGCGCGGCGTCTGCGAGCTGTTGGGGCTGGATGCTCTGAACTTTGCCAACGAAGGAAAACTGGTGATTGCCGTTGAACGGCAGGCCGCAGATCGGGCGTTGGCGGCATTACGCGCACATCCGCTGGGACGTGATGCGGCGCTGATTGGCGAAGTCGTGGAACGCAAAGGCGTTCGCTTAGCCGGACTCTATGGCGTGAAGCGAACCCTTGATTTGCCACACGCCGAACCGCTGCCTCGTATATGCTGA
- the hypD gene encoding hydrogenase isoenzymes formation protein HypD — protein sequence MRFVDEYRAPEQVMQLIEHLHERAALLPYTAERPLRIMEVCGGHTHAIFKFGLDQLLPENVEFIHGPGCPVCVLPMGRIDSCVEIANHPEVIFCTFGDAMRVPGKQGSLLQAKARGADVRIVYSPMDALKLAQDNPTRKVVFFGLGFETTMPTTAITLQQAKQRDVRNFYFFCQHITLIPTLRSLLEQPDNSIDAFLAPGHVSMVIGTEAYQFIAADFNRPLVVAGFEPLDLLQGVVMLVEQKIAALSQVENQYRRVVPDAGNALAQQAIADVFCVNGDSEWRGLGVIESSGVHLTPEYQRFDAEAHFHPAPQQVYDDPRARCGEVLTGRCKPHQCPLFGKTCNPETAFGALMVSSEGACAAWYQYRQQECEV from the coding sequence ATGCGTTTTGTTGACGAGTACCGTGCGCCGGAACAGGTAATGCAGCTCATTGAACACCTACATGAACGCGCCGCCCTTCTTCCTTACACTGCCGAACGTCCGTTGCGCATTATGGAAGTCTGCGGGGGTCATACCCACGCGATTTTTAAATTTGGTCTCGATCAGTTACTCCCCGAAAACGTGGAGTTTATTCACGGCCCCGGTTGCCCGGTCTGCGTGCTGCCGATGGGACGTATCGACAGTTGCGTGGAAATCGCCAACCATCCGGAGGTGATTTTCTGCACCTTTGGCGATGCCATGCGCGTGCCGGGGAAACAGGGTTCTCTGTTGCAGGCTAAAGCGCGCGGCGCGGATGTCCGTATTGTTTATTCTCCGATGGACGCGCTGAAGCTGGCGCAGGATAACCCGACCCGCAAAGTGGTATTCTTCGGACTGGGCTTTGAGACCACCATGCCGACCACCGCCATCACGCTGCAGCAGGCAAAACAGCGCGACGTGCGAAACTTCTACTTTTTCTGCCAGCACATCACGCTGATCCCGACGCTGCGTAGCCTACTGGAGCAGCCGGACAACAGCATTGACGCCTTTCTTGCGCCAGGCCATGTCAGCATGGTCATCGGCACCGAGGCGTACCAGTTTATCGCCGCCGATTTTAATCGTCCGCTGGTGGTGGCTGGATTCGAACCACTTGATCTACTGCAAGGCGTGGTCATGCTGGTTGAGCAGAAAATAGCGGCCCTAAGCCAGGTCGAAAATCAGTACCGTCGCGTGGTGCCGGATGCCGGAAACGCGCTGGCGCAGCAGGCTATCGCCGATGTGTTCTGCGTTAATGGCGACAGCGAGTGGCGCGGCCTGGGCGTGATTGAATCTTCCGGCGTCCACCTGACGCCAGAGTATCAGCGCTTTGACGCCGAAGCGCATTTTCATCCAGCGCCGCAGCAGGTCTATGACGATCCGCGCGCCCGCTGCGGCGAAGTGCTGACCGGCAGATGCAAGCCGCATCAGTGCCCGCTATTTGGTAAAACATGCAATCCAGAGACCGCGTTCGGCGCGCTGATGGTCTCTTCCGAAGGCGCATGCGCCGCCTGGTACCAGTATCGTCAGCAGGAGTGTGAAGTTTGA